One Hordeum vulgare subsp. vulgare chromosome 4H, MorexV3_pseudomolecules_assembly, whole genome shotgun sequence DNA window includes the following coding sequences:
- the LOC123449274 gene encoding glutamine synthetase cytosolic isozyme 1-2, with protein MASLADLVNLNLSDCTDKVIVEYLWVGGSGIDIRSKARTVNGPITDASQLPKWNYDGSSTGQAPGEDSEVILYPQAIFKDPFRRGDNILVMCDCYTPQGVPIPTNKRHNAAKIFNSAKVAAEETWYGIEQEYTLLQKDVNWPLGWPIGGYPGPQGPYYCAAGADKAFGRDIVDAHYKACLYAGINISGINGEVMPGQWEFQVGPSVGIAASDQLWVARYILERITEVAGVVLSLDPKPIPGDWNGAGAHTNYSTKSMRQAGGYEVIKKAIEKLGKRHMQHIAAYGEGNERRLTGHHETADINTFKWGVADRGASIRVGRDTEKDGKGYFEDRRPASNMDPYVVTSMIAETTLLL; from the exons atggCCAGCCTCGCCGACCTCGTTAACCTCAACCTCAGCGACTGCACGGACAAGGTCATCGTCGAGTACCTCTG GGTTGGAGGATCTGGTATCGACATCAGGAGCAAAGCAAGG ACGGTGAACGGACCCATCACCGACGCGAGCCAGCTGCCCAAGTGGAACTACGACGGCTCCAGCACCGGCCAGGCTCCCGGAGAGGACAGCGAAGTCATCCTCTA CCCCCAGGCCATTTTCAAGGACCCGTTCAGGAGGGGTGACAACATCCTT GTTATGTGCGACTGCTACACACCACAAGGTGTGCCAATTCCCACTAACAAGAGGCACAATGCTGCCAAGATCTTCAACAGCGCTAAGGTTGCAGCTGAGGAGACATG GTATGGTATTGAGCAGGAGTACACACTCCTCCAGAAGGATGTGAACTGGCCTCTTGGCTGGCCAATTGGTGGCTACCCTGGTCCTCAG GGACCATACTACTGCGCCGCCGGTGCCGACAAGGCGTTCGGGCGTGACATCGTGGACGCCCACTACAAGGCGTGCCTCTACGCCGGGATCAACATCAGCGGCATCAACGGGGAGGTCATGCCCGGCCAG TGGGAGTTCCAAGTTGGGCCGTCCGTCGGGATCGCCGCCTCCGACCAGCTGTGGGTGGCGCGCTACATCCTCGAG AGGATCACAGAGGTTGCCGGGGTGGTGCTGTCCCTGGACCCGAAGCCGATCCCGGGTGACTGGAACGGCGCGGGCGCGCACACCAACTACAGCACCAAGTCCATGAGGCAGGCCGGCGGCTACGAGGTGATCAAGAAGGCCATCGAGAAGCTTGGCAAGCGCCACATGCAGCACATCGCCGCCTACGGCGAGGGCAACGAGCGCCGCCTCACCGGCCACCACGAGACCGCCGACATCAACACCTTCAAATGG ggCGTGGCGGACCGCGGCGCGTCCATCCGCGTGGGGCGCGACACGGAGAAGGACGGCAAGGGCTACTTCGAGGACCGCAGGCCGGCCTCCAACATGGACCCCTACGTCGTCACCTCCATGATCGCCGAGACCACGCTTCTCCTCTGA